In Vibrio celticus, one genomic interval encodes:
- the rpsO gene encoding 30S ribosomal protein S15 has protein sequence MSLNAETKAAIVAEYAQSEGDTGSPEVQVALLTASINHLQGHFKAHKHDHHSRRGLLRMVSSRRKLLDYLKGKNLARYQDLIKRLGLRR, from the coding sequence ATGTCTCTGAATGCAGAAACTAAAGCAGCAATCGTTGCAGAATACGCACAATCTGAAGGCGACACAGGTTCACCAGAAGTACAAGTAGCACTACTTACTGCTTCTATCAACCACCTACAAGGTCACTTCAAAGCGCACAAACACGATCACCACAGCCGTCGTGGTCTACTACGTATGGTTTCTAGCCGTCGTAAGCTTCTTGATTACTTGAAAGGCAAAAACCTTGCTCGTTACCAAGACCTAATCAAGCGTCTAGGCCTACGTCGCTAA
- the secG gene encoding preprotein translocase subunit SecG: MFTVLLVIYLLAALGVIGLVLIQQGKGADMGASFGAGASNTVFGAGGSGNFLTRMTAIFATTFFILSLVLGNMSTHKTESQWIDPTQGQVIQQADDAVSEVPAQGDEIPQ, from the coding sequence ATGTTTACAGTTCTACTTGTGATTTACCTGTTGGCAGCGCTTGGTGTAATTGGCCTAGTGTTGATTCAACAAGGTAAAGGCGCAGATATGGGAGCCTCTTTCGGTGCTGGCGCTTCAAACACTGTGTTTGGTGCTGGTGGCTCAGGAAATTTCCTTACCCGAATGACTGCAATTTTTGCAACTACATTTTTTATCCTTAGCTTAGTGCTTGGTAATATGTCTACACATAAAACTGAGTCACAATGGATTGACCCGACCCAAGGTCAGGTAATTCAACAAGCTGATGATGCAGTGAGTGAAGTTCCGGCGCAAGGCGACGAAATTCCACAATAA
- the rimP gene encoding ribosome maturation factor RimP, giving the protein MTGLERQLTEMLDAPVAASGYELVGLEFIRAGEHSTLRIYIDSPNGINVDDCAEVSHQVSAVMDVEDPISVAYNLEVSSPGLERPLFKAEHYQQFIGHEVSIVLKMAVGNRRKWKGDIQSIEGETVKVLVEGQEEEFVLSNIAKANLIPKF; this is encoded by the coding sequence ATGACTGGTTTAGAAAGACAACTTACTGAAATGCTTGACGCTCCAGTAGCAGCATCAGGTTATGAGTTAGTTGGATTAGAATTTATTCGTGCTGGTGAGCACTCAACGCTACGTATTTACATCGATTCACCAAACGGTATCAATGTAGATGATTGCGCTGAAGTTAGTCACCAAGTAAGTGCCGTAATGGACGTTGAAGATCCAATTTCAGTGGCTTATAACCTTGAAGTGTCTTCACCAGGTTTAGAGAGACCACTGTTCAAAGCAGAGCATTACCAACAATTTATTGGTCACGAGGTAAGCATCGTTTTGAAAATGGCTGTCGGCAACCGTCGTAAATGGAAAGGTGATATCCAATCTATCGAAGGCGAGACAGTGAAAGTATTGGTTGAAGGACAAGAAGAAGAATTCGTCCTGAGCAATATTGCGAAAGCTAACCTGATCCCTAAATTTTAG
- the truB gene encoding tRNA pseudouridine(55) synthase TruB, with amino-acid sequence MARRRKGRPINGVILLDKPTGISSNDALQKVKRIYFAEKAGHTGALDPLATGMLPICLGEATKFSQFLLDSDKRYVVIAKLGERTNTSDSDGEVVETRDVNVTQEQLERCIASFKGETDQIPSMFSALKYQGKPLYEYARAGIDVPRESRKITVYSIELLRFEGDEVEMEVHCSKGTYIRTITDDLGEMLGCGAHVTMLRRTGVAKYPYERMVTLEQLNEILEQAQTQEIAPKELLDPLLMPMDTAVEDLPEVNLNAELTDLVQHGMPVQVAGAPTEGTVRMTSGEEKLFVGVAQIAEDGRVAPKRLVVFRDEEPQA; translated from the coding sequence ATGGCTCGCCGTCGTAAAGGTCGCCCTATCAACGGGGTAATTCTATTAGATAAGCCGACGGGCATTTCGTCTAATGATGCACTGCAAAAAGTAAAGCGTATTTACTTTGCAGAGAAGGCAGGGCACACCGGTGCTCTGGATCCTCTTGCGACTGGCATGCTGCCAATTTGTCTTGGTGAAGCGACGAAGTTCTCTCAGTTTCTTCTAGATTCTGATAAGCGCTACGTTGTTATCGCTAAGCTTGGTGAGCGTACCAATACCTCTGACTCCGATGGTGAAGTGGTAGAGACACGTGATGTTAACGTGACTCAAGAACAGCTTGAGCGTTGCATTGCGAGCTTCAAGGGTGAAACCGATCAGATACCATCAATGTTTTCGGCATTGAAGTATCAAGGTAAGCCTTTGTACGAGTACGCACGTGCAGGTATCGATGTTCCTCGTGAGTCTCGTAAGATCACTGTGTACTCAATTGAACTGCTTCGCTTTGAAGGTGATGAAGTTGAAATGGAAGTGCATTGTTCGAAAGGCACATACATCCGCACAATTACCGACGATCTTGGTGAGATGCTAGGTTGTGGTGCCCACGTGACTATGCTTCGTCGTACAGGTGTTGCAAAGTACCCATACGAGCGTATGGTTACTTTGGAGCAGTTAAACGAGATCCTAGAGCAAGCACAGACGCAAGAAATTGCACCGAAAGAGCTGCTTGATCCTCTGCTGATGCCAATGGACACTGCTGTTGAAGACTTACCAGAAGTGAACCTGAACGCGGAACTGACTGACTTAGTTCAGCACGGTATGCCAGTTCAGGTTGCTGGTGCGCCAACGGAAGGCACGGTTCGTATGACAAGTGGCGAAGAGAAGCTGTTTGTCGGCGTTGCTCAGATTGCTGAAGATGGCCGAGTTGCACCGAAGCGTTTGGTTGTTTTCAGAGATGAAGAGCCACAAGCGTAG
- the rbfA gene encoding 30S ribosome-binding factor RbfA: MSKEFSRTQRVSQQLQKELALILQREVRDSRIGMVTISDVEVSRDLAYAKVFVTFLCVGEQTPESCLKALKEHEVPVRMALGKRIRHRLTPEVRFTYDNTLVEGMRMSNLVSEVLNDDKRKQEEAGRTDETQSKGEE; encoded by the coding sequence ATGTCAAAAGAATTTAGCCGCACACAACGTGTGTCTCAGCAGCTTCAAAAAGAGCTTGCGCTTATCCTACAACGTGAAGTTCGTGACTCACGTATCGGTATGGTAACTATCTCAGACGTAGAAGTGTCTCGTGACCTTGCTTACGCAAAAGTGTTCGTGACTTTCCTATGTGTTGGTGAGCAAACTCCTGAATCATGTCTTAAAGCTCTTAAAGAGCATGAAGTGCCAGTTCGTATGGCTCTTGGTAAGCGTATTCGCCACCGTCTAACGCCTGAAGTTCGTTTTACTTACGACAACACACTAGTAGAAGGCATGCGTATGTCTAACCTAGTAAGTGAAGTTCTGAACGACGACAAGCGTAAGCAAGAAGAAGCTGGCCGCACTGACGAAACTCAGTCTAAGGGCGAAGAGTAA
- the folP gene encoding dihydropteroate synthase, with product MILKAHNKTLVLDRPHVMGILNVTPDSFSDGGKFNSLDNALLQAERMIQAGVSIIDIGGESTRPGAPDVPLEEELARVIPAIKAIRAKFDVWISIDTSKAEVMRQAVEAGADLINDVRALQEPGALEAAADANVPVCLMHMKGQPRTMQANPNYDDVLTDVEAFLKERVEACEAVGISKDQLILDPGFGFGKTIEHNYHLLAHLEKFHTLGLPVLAGMSRKSMIFKLLDKAPADCMVASVTCATIAAIKGAQIIRVHDVEDTLEAMKIIEVMNNNH from the coding sequence ATGATATTAAAAGCACATAATAAAACGCTCGTTTTAGACCGCCCACATGTGATGGGTATTCTCAATGTTACGCCTGACTCTTTCTCTGATGGCGGAAAATTCAATTCATTAGATAATGCTCTACTGCAAGCAGAGCGAATGATTCAAGCTGGTGTTAGCATTATTGACATTGGTGGTGAGTCAACTCGCCCGGGAGCACCTGATGTACCTTTAGAAGAAGAGCTCGCTCGCGTTATACCTGCCATTAAAGCAATTCGCGCTAAGTTTGATGTGTGGATCTCCATTGATACCAGTAAAGCTGAAGTGATGCGCCAAGCCGTTGAAGCGGGGGCTGATTTGATCAATGATGTGCGCGCACTGCAAGAGCCCGGAGCTCTAGAAGCGGCCGCCGATGCTAATGTGCCAGTTTGCCTGATGCACATGAAAGGTCAGCCAAGAACCATGCAAGCCAACCCAAATTACGATGATGTCCTAACGGATGTTGAAGCGTTCTTAAAAGAAAGGGTGGAGGCTTGTGAGGCTGTTGGTATATCAAAAGATCAGCTGATTCTGGATCCTGGTTTTGGTTTTGGTAAAACCATTGAGCATAATTACCACCTATTAGCGCACCTTGAAAAATTTCACACGCTTGGGTTGCCAGTCTTAGCGGGGATGTCGAGAAAGTCGATGATCTTTAAGCTACTAGACAAAGCTCCAGCCGATTGCATGGTCGCTAGCGTCACTTGCGCGACTATCGCAGCAATCAAAGGCGCACAAATTATTCGCGTTCACGATGTTGAAGATACATTGGAAGCGATGAAAATAATCGAAGTGATGAATAACAATCACTAA
- the glmM gene encoding phosphoglucosamine mutase — protein sequence MSDKRRYFGTDGVRGKVGQYPITPDFVLKLGWAAGRVLAKQGTKKVIIGKDTRISGYMLESALEAGLAAAGLQATFTGPMPTPAVAYLTQTFRAEAGIVISASHNPYYDNGIKFFSSEGTKLPDDIELAIEAELDKDIECVDSSELGKAVRLNDAAGRYIEFCKSTFPHKMTLAGMKIVIDCAHGATYHIAPAVFKELGAEVVAIGVEPNGTNINHEVGATDVRALQAKVVEEKAALGLGFDGDGDRIIMVDELGNKVDGDQIAYIIARDALRRGELKGGVVGTLMTNLGMENGLKQLGIPFVRAAVGDRYVMEQLLAKGWKIGAENSGHVILLDKVTTGDAIVAALQVLASVVDSEMTLNELSQGMTLYPQVLENVRFSGDSNPLEAEAVKAAVVEVEAELGEKGRVLLRKSGTEPLLRVMVEGEDAELVQASALKIADAVKANC from the coding sequence ATGTCTGATAAGAGACGTTACTTCGGCACAGATGGTGTACGTGGCAAAGTTGGCCAGTACCCGATTACACCTGATTTTGTTCTGAAGCTTGGCTGGGCTGCGGGTCGTGTTCTTGCGAAGCAGGGCACAAAGAAAGTCATCATTGGTAAAGATACTCGTATCTCTGGCTACATGCTTGAGTCTGCGCTAGAAGCTGGCCTTGCTGCTGCTGGTCTTCAGGCTACGTTTACTGGCCCAATGCCAACACCTGCTGTTGCTTACCTAACTCAAACTTTCCGCGCTGAAGCGGGTATTGTTATCTCTGCATCGCACAACCCTTACTACGATAACGGTATCAAGTTCTTCTCTTCTGAGGGAACAAAACTGCCAGACGATATCGAGTTGGCAATTGAAGCAGAGTTGGATAAAGACATCGAATGTGTTGATTCTTCTGAGCTAGGTAAAGCAGTACGTTTGAACGATGCAGCTGGTCGTTACATCGAGTTCTGTAAAAGTACGTTCCCACATAAAATGACACTGGCCGGCATGAAGATCGTTATCGATTGTGCTCATGGTGCGACTTACCACATTGCACCTGCTGTATTTAAAGAGTTGGGGGCTGAGGTTGTTGCGATTGGTGTTGAGCCAAACGGTACTAACATCAACCACGAAGTCGGTGCGACGGATGTACGTGCTCTGCAAGCAAAAGTGGTTGAAGAGAAAGCGGCCTTAGGCCTTGGCTTTGATGGCGATGGTGACCGTATCATCATGGTTGACGAGCTAGGTAACAAAGTTGATGGTGACCAAATCGCTTACATCATTGCTCGTGATGCACTGCGTCGCGGTGAGTTGAAAGGTGGCGTTGTTGGTACACTAATGACCAACCTTGGTATGGAAAATGGCCTTAAGCAGTTAGGTATTCCGTTTGTCCGTGCTGCTGTTGGTGACCGTTACGTAATGGAACAGCTTCTTGCTAAAGGCTGGAAGATCGGCGCTGAAAACTCAGGGCACGTTATCCTACTGGATAAAGTGACGACGGGTGATGCTATCGTTGCTGCTCTACAAGTGTTGGCGTCAGTTGTTGATAGCGAAATGACACTGAATGAGCTGTCTCAAGGCATGACGTTGTACCCTCAAGTTTTAGAAAACGTTCGTTTCAGTGGAGATTCAAACCCACTTGAAGCCGAAGCGGTGAAAGCAGCGGTTGTTGAAGTAGAAGCAGAGCTTGGCGAGAAAGGCCGTGTGCTATTACGCAAGTCTGGTACCGAGCCACTGCTGCGTGTCATGGTTGAAGGCGAAGATGCAGAGCTTGTTCAAGCGTCTGCGCTTAAGATTGCAGATGCAGTAAAAGCAAACTGCTAA
- the nusA gene encoding transcription termination factor NusA, with the protein MNKEILAVVEAVSNEKAVPRERIFEALEIALATATKKKSELEIEVRVEIDRKTGDFETFRRWEAVEEVEFPTKEISIEAAKYDDPEIELGGFIEDDIESVTFDRITTQTAKQVIVQKVREAERAQIVEQFIDNEGELVTGAVKKVNRDTVILDLGNNAEAVILRDDQLPRENFRPGDRVRGLLYAVKPEARGFQLFVTRSKPEMLAELFRVEVPEIGEELIELKGAARDAGSRAKIAVKTNDKRIDPVGACVGMRGARVQAVSNDLGGERIDIVLWDDNPAQFVINAMAPADVASIIVDEDAHSMDIAVEADNLAQAIGRSGQNVRLASQLTGWELNVMTVADLEKKHQEEAVASIENFMKHLDIEEDFAQMLVEEGFSTLEEVAYVPVNELLEVDGLDEGIVEELRNRAKDALTTLALAKEETFDGVEPAEDLLALEGLEREMAYKLAAKGVATLEDLADQGVDELEGIEDLTAERAGELIMAARNICWFGDEE; encoded by the coding sequence ATGAACAAAGAAATTTTGGCGGTAGTAGAAGCTGTTTCAAATGAGAAAGCAGTTCCTCGTGAGCGTATTTTTGAAGCGCTTGAAATCGCGCTTGCAACGGCAACAAAAAAGAAAAGCGAACTAGAAATCGAAGTTCGTGTTGAAATTGACCGTAAAACGGGTGATTTCGAAACTTTCCGTCGTTGGGAAGCTGTTGAGGAAGTTGAATTCCCAACAAAAGAAATCTCTATTGAAGCTGCAAAGTACGATGACCCAGAGATCGAACTTGGCGGTTTCATTGAAGATGATATCGAATCAGTAACGTTTGACCGTATTACGACTCAAACGGCTAAGCAAGTTATCGTACAGAAAGTACGTGAAGCTGAACGCGCTCAAATCGTTGAGCAGTTCATCGATAACGAAGGCGAGCTAGTAACTGGCGCAGTTAAGAAAGTTAACCGTGACACTGTTATCCTAGACCTAGGTAACAACGCTGAAGCGGTAATCCTTCGTGATGACCAACTTCCTCGTGAAAACTTCCGTCCAGGTGACCGTGTTCGTGGTCTTCTTTACGCAGTTAAACCAGAAGCTCGTGGTTTCCAGCTTTTCGTTACTCGTTCGAAGCCAGAAATGCTAGCTGAACTATTCCGTGTTGAAGTGCCTGAGATTGGTGAAGAGCTAATTGAACTTAAAGGTGCTGCACGTGACGCTGGTTCTCGTGCTAAAATCGCTGTGAAAACAAACGACAAACGTATTGACCCAGTTGGTGCGTGTGTTGGTATGCGTGGCGCACGTGTACAAGCTGTTTCTAACGATCTTGGTGGTGAGCGTATCGATATCGTTCTTTGGGATGATAACCCGGCTCAATTCGTAATCAACGCAATGGCTCCTGCTGATGTTGCTTCAATCATCGTTGATGAAGACGCACACTCTATGGATATCGCTGTTGAAGCGGATAACCTAGCACAAGCGATTGGCCGTAGCGGTCAAAACGTACGTCTAGCTTCTCAACTTACTGGTTGGGAACTGAACGTAATGACTGTTGCTGATCTTGAGAAGAAGCACCAAGAAGAAGCAGTTGCTTCTATTGAAAACTTCATGAAGCACCTAGACATTGAAGAAGACTTTGCTCAAATGCTTGTTGAAGAAGGTTTCTCTACGCTTGAAGAAGTAGCATACGTTCCTGTGAACGAGCTTCTTGAAGTAGATGGTCTAGACGAAGGTATCGTTGAAGAACTACGTAACCGCGCAAAAGACGCACTGACTACTCTAGCGCTAGCGAAAGAAGAAACTTTCGACGGTGTTGAGCCTGCTGAAGACTTACTTGCACTTGAAGGTCTTGAGCGTGAAATGGCTTACAAGCTAGCAGCAAAAGGCGTTGCGACATTGGAAGACCTAGCTGACCAAGGCGTTGATGAACTAGAAGGCATCGAAGACCTAACTGCAGAACGTGCAGGCGAGCTAATTATGGCTGCGCGTAACATCTGTTGGTTCGGCGACGAAGAATAA
- the infB gene encoding translation initiation factor IF-2 yields MTQLTVKALSEEIGTPVDRLIEQLADAGMKKAGSDQVTDSEKQTLLTHLKKEHGDTSGETEPTRLTLQRKTRSTLSVAAGGGKSKDVQVEVRKKRTYVKRSTIEDEAKREAEEVANREAEEKAQRDAEEQAKRDAAEKAQREAEEKVTREADAKREAEEKAQRAQAEKAKKDMNSKNADANAQAKKEADELKARQEQEATRKAEAEAAKLVEEARKLAEENQERWSEEEKKKKEQEKSADYHVTTSTYAREAEDAADKKDEKAPRRRKKKAAPANQPANNRGGRNQRGRGGKGKLAKPTSMQQGFDKSATVAKSDVAIGETIVVSELASKMSVKATEVIKVMMKMGAMATINQVIDQETAQLVAEEMGHKVILRKENELEEAVLADRDSDAIAEGRAPVVTIMGHVDHGKTSTLDYIRKAHVASGEAGGITQHIGAYHVDTDNGMITFLDTPGHAAFTAMRARGAQATDIVVLVVAADDGVMPQTIEAIQHAKAAGVPLIVAVNKIDKEGANPDNVKNELAQYDVIPEEWGGENIFVHISAKQGTNIDGLLEAILLQSEVLELTAVKEGMASGVVVESRLDKGRGPVATVLVQSGTLNKGDIVLCGQEYGRVRAMRDENGKDIETAGPSIPVEILGLSGVPSSGDEATVVRDERKAREVANYRQGKFRDVKLARQQKAKLENMFANMTAGEVAELNVVLKADVQGSVEAIADSLLKLSTDEVKVNIVGSGVGGITETDATLAAASNAIILGFNVRADATARNTVQNENLDLRYYSIIYQLIDEVKQAMGGMLAPEFRQEIIGLAQVRDVFKSPKLGAIAGCIVTEGTIKRSNPIRVLRENVVIYEGELESLRRFKDDVQEVKNGYECGVGVKNYNDVRVGDQIEVFEIVEVKRTLD; encoded by the coding sequence ATGACACAATTAACAGTTAAAGCACTGAGTGAAGAGATTGGTACGCCAGTTGACCGCTTAATTGAACAACTTGCTGATGCAGGCATGAAGAAAGCAGGGTCGGATCAAGTGACTGATTCAGAGAAGCAAACATTGCTAACGCACCTTAAAAAGGAGCACGGCGATACTTCAGGCGAAACAGAACCGACTCGTTTAACTCTTCAACGCAAGACCCGCAGCACGCTAAGTGTTGCCGCTGGAGGCGGTAAGAGTAAGGATGTTCAAGTAGAGGTACGTAAAAAGCGTACTTACGTGAAGCGCAGCACTATTGAAGATGAAGCGAAACGTGAAGCTGAGGAAGTAGCTAATCGTGAAGCGGAAGAGAAAGCACAACGCGATGCTGAAGAGCAAGCGAAACGTGATGCTGCAGAGAAAGCACAGCGCGAAGCCGAAGAAAAAGTAACACGTGAAGCGGATGCAAAACGTGAAGCTGAAGAGAAGGCTCAACGCGCACAAGCTGAAAAGGCTAAAAAAGACATGAATTCAAAAAATGCAGACGCTAACGCACAAGCGAAAAAAGAAGCGGATGAACTTAAAGCTCGTCAAGAGCAAGAAGCAACTCGTAAAGCAGAAGCTGAAGCAGCTAAGCTTGTTGAAGAAGCTCGTAAGTTAGCAGAAGAGAACCAAGAACGTTGGTCTGAAGAAGAGAAGAAGAAGAAAGAGCAAGAGAAATCTGCGGATTACCATGTGACTACTTCTACTTACGCTCGTGAAGCTGAAGATGCGGCAGATAAGAAAGATGAGAAAGCACCTCGTCGTCGCAAGAAGAAAGCAGCTCCTGCTAACCAACCTGCAAACAACCGTGGTGGTCGTAACCAACGTGGTCGTGGCGGTAAAGGTAAGCTTGCTAAACCAACTTCAATGCAGCAAGGCTTCGATAAGTCAGCAACTGTTGCTAAATCTGACGTTGCTATCGGCGAAACTATCGTTGTTTCTGAACTGGCTAGCAAAATGTCAGTTAAAGCAACTGAAGTTATCAAAGTAATGATGAAGATGGGCGCTATGGCGACTATCAACCAAGTGATCGACCAAGAAACAGCACAACTTGTTGCTGAAGAAATGGGTCACAAGGTAATCCTACGTAAAGAAAACGAACTTGAAGAAGCAGTACTAGCTGACCGTGATAGCGATGCTATCGCTGAAGGTCGTGCTCCTGTTGTTACTATCATGGGTCACGTTGACCACGGTAAAACTTCAACACTTGATTACATTCGTAAAGCACACGTTGCTTCTGGCGAAGCTGGCGGTATCACGCAGCACATTGGTGCTTACCACGTAGATACTGACAACGGCATGATCACTTTCCTTGATACTCCTGGACACGCGGCGTTTACAGCTATGCGTGCTCGTGGTGCTCAAGCGACAGATATCGTTGTACTTGTAGTTGCAGCAGACGATGGCGTAATGCCACAAACAATCGAAGCAATCCAGCACGCGAAAGCGGCAGGCGTTCCTCTGATTGTTGCTGTGAACAAGATCGATAAAGAGGGTGCAAACCCAGACAACGTTAAGAATGAGCTAGCTCAATACGACGTTATCCCTGAAGAATGGGGCGGTGAGAACATCTTCGTTCACATCTCTGCTAAACAGGGTACAAACATCGATGGCCTTCTAGAAGCAATCCTTCTTCAGTCTGAAGTTCTTGAACTTACAGCGGTTAAAGAAGGCATGGCGTCTGGTGTTGTTGTTGAATCTCGTCTTGATAAAGGTCGCGGTCCAGTTGCAACAGTACTAGTACAGTCTGGTACTCTAAACAAAGGCGACATCGTTCTTTGTGGTCAAGAGTACGGCCGTGTTCGTGCAATGCGTGATGAAAACGGTAAAGACATCGAAACTGCAGGTCCATCTATTCCTGTAGAAATTCTAGGTCTTTCTGGTGTTCCTTCGTCAGGCGATGAAGCGACTGTTGTACGTGATGAGCGTAAAGCACGTGAAGTTGCGAACTACCGTCAAGGTAAATTCCGTGATGTTAAACTAGCTCGCCAACAAAAAGCGAAACTAGAGAACATGTTCGCGAATATGACGGCTGGCGAAGTTGCTGAGCTTAACGTTGTACTTAAAGCTGACGTTCAAGGTTCTGTAGAAGCGATTGCTGACTCTCTACTGAAACTGTCAACTGACGAAGTGAAAGTGAACATCGTAGGTTCTGGTGTTGGTGGTATTACTGAAACTGATGCAACTCTTGCTGCAGCTTCTAACGCTATCATCCTTGGTTTCAACGTTCGTGCTGACGCAACTGCGCGTAACACGGTTCAGAACGAAAACCTAGATCTACGTTACTACTCAATCATTTACCAACTGATTGACGAAGTTAAACAGGCGATGGGCGGTATGCTTGCTCCTGAATTCCGTCAAGAGATCATTGGTCTTGCACAAGTTCGTGACGTATTTAAGTCGCCTAAACTTGGTGCAATCGCTGGTTGTATCGTTACTGAAGGTACGATTAAGCGTAGCAACCCAATCCGTGTACTTCGTGAAAACGTTGTTATCTACGAAGGTGAACTAGAGTCACTTCGTCGCTTTAAAGATGACGTTCAAGAAGTTAAGAACGGTTACGAGTGTGGTGTCGGCGTTAAGAACTACAACGACGTTCGCGTTGGTGACCAGATCGAAGTATTCGAAATCGTTGAGGTTAAACGTACTCTAGACTAA